The following proteins are co-located in the Chlorogloeopsis sp. ULAP01 genome:
- a CDS encoding nuclear transport factor 2 family protein: MSKLIALLLKRQSRFSSSRWLILLMLAFGLTTSWKSAQAANPPSNAPAQLKNLLTQIDAAASRGDVKAVMQFYSPNFVHGDGLNRQTMEQALTGFWKRYPKLKYTTQLQSWQPQGNLIVADTVTKITGLPAANNDNLALSTTITSRQRIAGGKVIRQDILSERTQITSGAKPPQVDIKLPQQVKVGQKYNFDAIVQEPLGDDYLLGAALEEPIQATKYLNPTPVNLELLTTGGLFKVGNAPAKPGSQWVSAVIMRGDGMTMITQRMQVVNK, encoded by the coding sequence ATGAGTAAACTAATCGCCTTGCTATTGAAACGCCAATCACGCTTTTCGTCTTCTCGTTGGCTAATTTTGTTAATGCTCGCATTTGGTTTGACAACAAGTTGGAAATCTGCTCAAGCTGCCAATCCACCCAGCAATGCTCCTGCTCAACTAAAAAATCTATTGACGCAAATCGATGCAGCAGCCAGTCGGGGTGATGTCAAAGCAGTAATGCAGTTCTATAGCCCCAATTTCGTGCATGGCGATGGCTTAAATCGCCAAACGATGGAACAAGCTTTAACTGGGTTTTGGAAGAGATATCCCAAGCTGAAATACACCACCCAACTGCAATCTTGGCAACCTCAAGGTAACCTGATTGTCGCTGACACCGTTACCAAAATTACTGGCTTACCTGCCGCTAACAATGATAATTTAGCTCTGTCAACTACCATCACATCGCGTCAACGCATTGCAGGCGGAAAAGTTATTCGTCAAGACATATTGTCAGAGCGTACCCAAATTACCTCTGGTGCCAAGCCGCCTCAAGTTGATATCAAATTGCCACAACAGGTAAAAGTTGGTCAAAAGTATAATTTTGATGCGATCGTCCAAGAACCCTTAGGAGATGATTATCTTTTAGGTGCAGCTTTGGAAGAACCCATTCAAGCAACCAAATATCTCAACCCTACACCTGTAAATTTAGAATTACTTACAACTGGTGGACTTTTTAAAGTTGGCAACGCACCTGCTAAACCTGGCAGTCAATGGGTTTCTGCGGTAATCATGCGTGGAGATGGTATGACAATGATTACTCAGCGTATGCAAGTAGTGAATAAGTAG
- a CDS encoding DUF6737 family protein translates to MSEKKPISPWKYKPWWCQPWSILLTGLTIISGSWILFRIIWFTILVSIPVLTWMGFFLLIWPQLIIRSGLLESYQLSENEPETRTPS, encoded by the coding sequence ATGTCTGAAAAAAAGCCTATAAGCCCGTGGAAATATAAACCCTGGTGGTGTCAACCTTGGTCAATCTTGCTCACGGGTTTGACGATAATTAGTGGTAGCTGGATATTATTTAGAATCATTTGGTTCACAATTCTTGTCTCCATTCCTGTACTCACATGGATGGGTTTTTTCTTATTAATCTGGCCGCAATTAATAATTCGCAGTGGTCTTTTGGAGTCCTATCAATTATCAGAAAATGAGCCAGAAACTAGAACACCAAGCTAA
- a CDS encoding phosphoribosyltransferase, whose product MLDLYISWSDYHHKIELLAAQIYKSGWKFNQIVCLARGGLRVGDILSRIYKQPLAILATSSYSGSSKQERGKLIFSEHMTMTTQKLGSRILLVDDLVDSGVTLKETIPWLQNYSDFPIEEIRTAVIWYKACSVITPDYYVDYLPDNPWIHQPFEPYELINPAELVEKASQLC is encoded by the coding sequence ATGCTAGACCTTTACATTTCTTGGTCAGATTACCACCATAAGATTGAACTACTAGCAGCGCAAATATATAAATCCGGTTGGAAATTTAACCAAATAGTTTGTCTTGCTAGAGGAGGGTTGCGAGTAGGAGATATTCTTTCCCGTATTTACAAGCAGCCACTAGCAATATTAGCAACATCATCTTACAGTGGGTCTAGTAAGCAAGAAAGAGGGAAACTAATCTTCTCAGAGCATATGACAATGACTACCCAAAAGTTGGGTTCACGTATTCTGTTAGTAGATGACTTGGTAGACTCTGGAGTAACGCTCAAAGAGACTATACCTTGGCTTCAAAATTATTCTGATTTTCCCATCGAGGAAATTCGCACGGCTGTAATTTGGTATAAAGCTTGTTCAGTAATAACACCTGATTACTACGTCGATTATTTACCAGACAATCCTTGGATTCATCAACCCTTTGAACCTTACGAATTAATAAATCCAGCCGAACTTGTAGAAAAAGCGAGTCAACTATGCTAG
- a CDS encoding transposase codes for MPRRKISLEIGNFYHIYNRGNNHQIIFFEREIYIYFLRLVKEHLIANAIDIVAYCLMPNHCHFLVYLRDETLPDAMKSLSLSYTKAINKRFNRSGILF; via the coding sequence ATGCCACGAAGAAAGATTTCCCTAGAAATTGGGAACTTTTACCATATTTACAATCGGGGTAATAATCATCAAATAATTTTCTTTGAGCGTGAAATTTATATTTATTTTCTTCGCTTGGTAAAAGAACATTTAATTGCCAACGCAATAGATATTGTTGCTTACTGTTTAATGCCCAATCATTGTCATTTTTTGGTCTATTTAAGAGATGAAACCTTGCCTGATGCAATGAAATCCCTTTCACTTTCCTACACGAAGGCAATTAATAAGCGTTTTAATCGTTCTGGGATATTATTTTAG
- a CDS encoding SDR family oxidoreductase, with product MLSVQNKIIFITGASSGIGAACAKIFAGAGAKLILAARRWERLQNLADALVQTCHDASVQIHLLQLDVRDVRAVESAISNLPSAWSDIDILINNAGLSRGLDKLHEGSFQDWEEMIDTNIKGLLYLTRYIVPGMVERDRGHVVNIGSIAGHQTYPGGNVYCGTKAAVKAISEGLKQDLLGTPIRVTSVDPGMVETEFSEVRFHGDTQRATKVYQGLTPLTADDVADVVFFCVTRPIHVNINEVILMPVDQASTTLVNRQS from the coding sequence ATGCTTTCTGTGCAAAACAAAATTATTTTCATTACTGGTGCCAGCAGTGGAATTGGTGCTGCTTGTGCAAAAATCTTTGCTGGTGCTGGTGCAAAATTAATTTTAGCGGCGCGACGTTGGGAACGTTTGCAAAATTTGGCAGATGCACTTGTACAGACGTGCCATGACGCGTCTGTACAGATACACTTGTTACAGTTAGATGTACGTGACGTTAGGGCTGTAGAATCTGCTATTTCTAACCTGCCTTCCGCTTGGTCTGATATTGATATTCTCATCAATAATGCAGGTTTAAGTCGGGGTTTAGACAAACTCCATGAAGGCAGTTTCCAAGATTGGGAAGAAATGATTGATACCAATATCAAGGGTTTGCTTTATCTTACCCGCTACATTGTTCCTGGTATGGTTGAGCGCGATCGCGGCCATGTGGTAAACATTGGTTCGATAGCCGGTCATCAAACTTATCCAGGTGGAAATGTCTACTGTGGCACGAAAGCAGCAGTCAAAGCCATCTCTGAAGGTTTAAAACAAGATTTGTTGGGAACGCCTATTAGGGTAACTTCTGTTGATCCTGGTATGGTAGAAACGGAATTTAGCGAAGTACGCTTTCATGGCGATACACAACGTGCCACGAAAGTTTACCAAGGATTAACTCCTCTAACTGCTGATGATGTGGCTGATGTTGTATTTTTCTGTGTAACTCGACCAATACACGTGAATATTAATGAAGTCATCCTGATGCCAGTTGATCAAGCTAGCACCACTCTAGTAAACAGGCAAAGTTAA
- a CDS encoding AEC family transporter — protein sequence MTNLLELYVKLVGLVSVGFLLGLRLPATIPTHLGQFLFWVGVPLSIVTFLQKADLSGQIWIAPLIAHLAILLGAFLAWIGVKWQALFVKTIPQQATQASIILAAMVGNTGYLGYPVILTVVDTQYFAWALFYDLLGTTLGAYGLGVALAARFSSGVYNARQILKAILINPALWSFGFGLLLRQVTIPASIGLCLETLAWTAVALSLLLIGMRLSKLNSWHSLPQAGFGLGIKMLLVPLILASTLPLFGITGAAARVIVLQMAMPPAFATLIIAETFNLDRNLAVTALAVGTMVLLVTLPLWLWLF from the coding sequence TTGACAAACCTCTTAGAACTATACGTCAAACTAGTCGGCTTAGTATCGGTAGGATTCTTGCTGGGACTCAGACTACCTGCCACTATTCCCACCCATTTAGGTCAGTTCCTATTCTGGGTAGGAGTACCGTTAAGTATCGTAACTTTTTTACAAAAAGCTGACTTATCGGGACAGATTTGGATTGCACCTCTGATTGCTCATTTAGCTATTTTACTAGGGGCATTTTTAGCTTGGATTGGGGTGAAATGGCAAGCCCTTTTTGTAAAAACAATTCCCCAGCAAGCAACTCAAGCTAGCATTATTCTTGCGGCAATGGTAGGTAACACCGGCTATTTAGGCTATCCAGTAATTTTAACAGTGGTTGATACCCAATACTTTGCCTGGGCTTTATTCTATGATCTTTTGGGTACAACGTTGGGTGCCTATGGTTTAGGTGTGGCATTAGCAGCACGTTTCAGCAGTGGTGTCTACAACGCTCGACAAATTCTGAAGGCAATTTTAATCAATCCGGCTTTATGGAGTTTTGGCTTTGGCTTGTTGTTAAGACAAGTAACAATTCCTGCTAGTATTGGGCTATGTTTGGAGACATTAGCCTGGACTGCTGTAGCATTATCGTTGTTGTTAATTGGAATGCGTTTAAGCAAACTTAATTCTTGGCACAGCCTACCACAAGCAGGATTTGGCTTAGGAATAAAGATGCTGTTAGTTCCTTTAATTTTGGCTAGCACTTTACCACTTTTTGGTATAACAGGAGCAGCAGCACGAGTAATAGTTTTACAAATGGCAATGCCTCCAGCTTTCGCTACGCTCATCATTGCCGAGACTTTTAATCTCGATCGCAACCTAGCAGTAACTGCCTTAGCTGTGGGAACTATGGTGTTATTAGTGACTCTGCCCTTGTGGCTATGGTTGTTTTAA
- the murG gene encoding undecaprenyldiphospho-muramoylpentapeptide beta-N-acetylglucosaminyltransferase — protein MAKAPIRLLIAASGTGGHLFPAIALAQQLPDYQIEWLGVPNRLETQLVPQQYKLNVISVEGFQKGLGISSLLTLGKLIGSVLQVRKILKQGKFQGVFTTGGYIAGPSVIAARSLGIPVILHESNALPGKVTRFFGPWCSAVAVGFEVAAKYLPRAKTIYTSTPVRSQFLEPGIEATLDLPIPENVPLIIVFGGSQGAVGINKLVRQCAAAWFDAGAWVVHLTGDNDPEADSLQHPQYISLPFYNNMAALLRRANLAISRSGAGSLTELAVCGTPAILIPYPFAAEDHQTYNAKVFTSVDAALMFQQSELTAEVLQTEVLRLLKSPDELKAMGEKVKAIAIPDSAEKLAQLVREVVER, from the coding sequence ATGGCAAAAGCACCAATACGATTATTAATAGCTGCAAGCGGAACTGGTGGGCATTTATTTCCAGCGATCGCACTGGCACAGCAGTTGCCAGATTATCAAATTGAATGGCTGGGCGTCCCCAACCGCCTGGAAACTCAACTAGTTCCCCAACAGTATAAATTGAATGTTATTTCTGTTGAAGGGTTTCAAAAAGGTTTAGGAATTTCATCACTGTTGACTTTAGGTAAACTGATCGGTTCGGTTCTCCAAGTCAGGAAAATATTAAAACAAGGTAAATTTCAGGGAGTATTCACCACGGGAGGTTATATTGCTGGGCCTAGTGTAATTGCAGCGCGATCGCTGGGTATACCAGTAATTCTTCACGAATCGAATGCTTTACCAGGAAAGGTAACACGCTTTTTTGGCCCTTGGTGTAGCGCAGTGGCAGTGGGGTTTGAAGTTGCAGCTAAGTATTTACCGCGTGCCAAAACTATCTATACAAGTACTCCAGTACGTTCTCAATTTTTAGAACCAGGTATTGAAGCAACGTTAGATTTACCTATTCCTGAGAATGTGCCTTTAATTATTGTCTTTGGTGGCAGCCAAGGTGCAGTCGGTATTAATAAATTAGTGCGCCAGTGTGCAGCAGCTTGGTTTGATGCTGGTGCTTGGGTTGTGCATTTAACTGGTGACAACGATCCCGAAGCGGATAGTTTGCAGCATCCGCAGTATATTTCTTTGCCATTCTACAACAATATGGCGGCGTTGCTGCGACGAGCAAATTTAGCCATTAGTCGTTCTGGTGCTGGCAGTTTAACAGAATTGGCAGTGTGCGGTACACCTGCGATTTTGATTCCTTACCCCTTTGCTGCTGAAGACCATCAAACCTATAATGCCAAGGTCTTTACTTCAGTTGATGCGGCATTGATGTTTCAGCAATCAGAGTTAACTGCCGAGGTATTGCAAACAGAAGTTTTGCGGTTGTTGAAGTCACCAGATGAGTTAAAGGCAATGGGGGAAAAAGTAAAGGCGATCGCTATTCCTGATAGCGCCGAAAAATTAGCACAGTTGGTGCGTGAGGTAGTTGAGAGGTAA
- a CDS encoding M15 family metallopeptidase, translating to MNNAEFSGKPRNSSPASEEEIPVALRETPEAESKMGFRLLVLAIGGLVGVILLAVISGFFFALTAPKKDSLSSTNLTPASPQSENSSPNQVLGHLAYPQAPESDLVPIAANGRIRMRKAAAQKFQEMVAVAQSQGVNLVAISGFRSIKEQEQLFFNIGAQRNQTPAQRAALSAPPGHSEHHTGYAVDIGDGATPATNLVPSFENTRAFQWLQANAARFGFEMSFPKDNAQGVSYEPWHWRFVGDRDSLETFYKAKNIKPQQNP from the coding sequence TTGAATAACGCTGAGTTTTCTGGAAAACCGCGAAACTCATCGCCTGCCTCTGAAGAAGAGATTCCGGTAGCTTTACGCGAAACTCCAGAAGCAGAATCCAAGATGGGTTTTCGCCTTTTGGTTTTAGCAATTGGGGGATTAGTGGGAGTTATCCTGCTGGCTGTAATTAGTGGTTTTTTCTTTGCCTTGACTGCACCGAAAAAAGATTCTCTATCCTCCACAAATTTAACTCCTGCTAGCCCGCAGTCTGAAAATTCTTCTCCTAACCAAGTATTAGGGCATTTGGCATACCCCCAAGCACCTGAGTCAGATCTTGTGCCGATCGCCGCCAATGGACGAATCAGGATGCGAAAAGCCGCCGCCCAAAAATTTCAAGAGATGGTAGCAGTAGCGCAAAGTCAGGGTGTAAATTTAGTAGCAATTTCAGGTTTTCGTTCTATCAAAGAACAGGAACAGTTATTTTTTAACATTGGTGCTCAACGCAATCAAACACCAGCACAAAGAGCTGCTTTAAGTGCTCCTCCCGGACATAGCGAGCATCATACAGGTTATGCAGTAGATATTGGGGATGGTGCAACACCAGCAACTAATCTAGTTCCCAGTTTTGAAAATACTAGAGCTTTTCAGTGGCTACAAGCAAATGCTGCTCGTTTCGGCTTTGAAATGTCCTTTCCCAAAGATAACGCGCAGGGTGTGAGTTATGAACCTTGGCATTGGCGTTTTGTAGGCGATCGCGACAGCTTGGAAACTTTCTATAAAGCCAAAAATATTAAGCCTCAGCAAAATCCGTAG